From Xanthomonas citri pv. mangiferaeindicae:
ACGCACATCTTCGAAGTGCAGGCCGCCACCCGCAATGTGCTGCTCGACACCCTGGAACTGACCGTGGACGGCGAGCTCGGACCGCGTTTCGGTGCGAACGTCAGCACGCCGGCGCGGTTTCGCAACATCCGCTACACCGCGACCATCGCATCGCCTGCGTCCGCGCAGGACATCGACGCCCTGCGCCAGGCGGTCGAGGCGACCTGTCCGCTCTACAACCTGGTCAAGGATGCGCAGACGCTGGACGGCCGCATCGTGCGCGGCGCGTTCGCGCAGACGCCGCGCTAGCTAGCACTCCCGCGCGGCGTGCGCCGCGCGCCATCAGAACCAGAGCATTCGACGCGCCCGGATCGCGCGCGCACACGTGCGTGCGAGGTCCGTCGAACGCGGTCGTCCTTCCATCGAACCACGGGGTCCCCGATGCACCGTTCCGCCCGCGCCCATCCTGTCCCGACGGCCGCCGCCCGCGGCGCGCGCGTGACCGCGCCGACGCGCGGCCGCCTGGCGCTGGCGTTGTGCGCGCTGCTGTCGACGAGCGTGCAGGCAGACGACGCGCCGGACGCGGCATCCGCACCCTCTGCGCGCTTGCTCGACAAGGTCTCGGTGCTCGGCTCGCGGATCGCCGGTGGCGGCGCCGCCGCGGCGTTGCCGGTGGCGACGGTGGACCGGGCCCAGATCCAGGCCACCGGCGCGACCAACGGCAACGAACTGTTCCGCAGCCTGCCGCAGTTCGGCGACGTCGCGGTGACCGAGAAGGGCACCACCAACGCCGGGCGCAATTCCAATGTCGCGCGTGGCGACGTGGGGGCCATCAATCTGCGCAACCTCGGCGCCAAGTACACCTTGCTGCTGATCAACGGCCGCCGCACCGTGCAGCATCCGATCAGCAACAGCGGGGACAACACCACCTACAACGCGAATGCGATCCCGACTTTCGGCCTGGAGCGCATCGATCTGCTGCTCGACGGGGCGGCGTCCATCTATGGCGCCGATGCGATCGCCGGCGTCACCGATCTGATCACGCCGACCAACCTGGAGGACGGCGGCGGCATCACGCTGCGCTACGGCGCGGTCCAGGACGGCCACCGCGAGGACGTGTCGCTCGAGGGCTACGTCGGCCGCGATTTCGCCGGCGGCCGCGGCAATGTATCGGTGCTCTATGGGCTGTCCACCCGGACCGCGCAGCGCAATTCGGACGCCTGGTTCACGGCGACCGACGGCCGCCGCGTGCTGGCCGACGGCACCAGCGTCCCCGATCCCGACGGCACCACCGGCTTCACCACCCGCACGCCTTGGGGCCATTTCGACACCTACATCGATGGGCGGCGGACCGGCAGCTGGCACATCGACCCGGCCACCGGCGCCCTGGCGCCGGGTCAGGTGCCGACCCGCTACCACTACGACGCCGGCGCCGAGCCGGGCATCACGACCGCGCCTGCGATCGACAAGGGCAACGTGTTCGCCACGGCACGTTTCGACCTGGACGACCGCCGTCAGCTGTTCGGCGAACTCGGCTACTACCGCGCGCAATCCGAATCCTGGGTCAGCAGCGAGGCGGGGTTCGGCGGCGACGGCTTCCTGCTGCACATCCGGCCAGATGCCTACTGGGTGCCCGACGCCCTGCGGGGGGCGGACGCGATCCGGCTGCTCAACTACCAGTTCGCCGATTCGGGCGTCCGCCGGGTCCGTGTCGACAACTCGCAATCGCGAGCGCTGCTCGGCCTGCGCGGCTGGACCGATTCGGGCTGGAACTGGGAAACCGCGCTGCTGTATTCCCGCGCGCGCAGCACCGATCGACAGCAGGGCGGGTTCACCGATGCCTTCATCGACGCGGTGAACCGCACCGATGCCAGCGCCTACAACCCGTTCAGCGGTGGCGACCCGGCCAGCATCCGGGTCGGGGATGCCACGGCCTACGACACCTCCGCGTTCATCGGCGAGGCAACCCGCGAGGGAACGGCCGAACTGGCGTTGTGGGACTTCAAGCTCGACCGGCCCGACCTGCTGTCCTGGTATGCCGGCGACATCGGCCTGGCGGCGGGCGTGGAGTACCGCTACGAAAGTCGCTTCGACGATCGCGACCGGAGCATCGATGGCAGCACACCGTACGTGGACTGGTACACCGGGACCGTCGCCCAGAGCAATTTCTTCACCCACAGTCCCCGGCCCGACGTGCGCGGCAGCCGCAATGTGAAGTCGGCGCTGATCGAGCTGGCGGTGCCGCTGGTCGCATCGACCCACGGCATCCCGTTCGTGCGTTCGCTGGACCTGCAGATCGCGGGGCGTTACGAGGACTACAGCGATGCCGGCGATGTGGCCAAACCGAAGGTCGCCGCGGCGTGGGGCGTCAACGACAGCCTGCTGCTGCGCGGCTCGATCAGCGGCGGCTTCCGCGCCCCCGGCCTGGAACTGGTGAACGCGCCGCCGACCTACGGTTTCGGCTTCAACAACGACGCCGTGCGTTGCCACGCGCTGGTGGTCAAGGGCGCGCATCCCGACTACACCGCCTGCCTGAACGCCTACAGCAACGGATCGCAGGTCAAGCCGTCGGTCAGCGCCGTCACGGCCTACGGCGACGATGTCGCACCGGAGACGACCCGGCAATCGTCGTGGGGCGCGGTGTTCGAGCCGCGGTTCCTGCCGCCGGGGCTGGGCGATCTGAGTCTGAGCGTGGACGCCTGGCGGATCGAAGTCGAGAATCCGATCGGCACCATGGGCGAGGAGGTGCTCTACGACGCGTATCTGCGCGTCGTCGAGGGCCGCAGCAACCCGAACGTGGTCCGCGCCCCGGTGACCGCCGAGGACATCGCGCTGTTCGAGGGCTCGGGCATCGCGCCGGCCGGTGTCGTGACCCATGTGTACGACACCTATCGCAACCGGCAACCGCTGACCGCGTCCGGGGTGGACTACCGCCTGGCCTGGCGGTTCCGCGAGACGGCGTGGGGCGACTTCGCGTTGTTGCTCGACGTCAGCCGCCTCAAGGCCTACACCCAGCACAAGCCGATCGAAGTACAGCAGGTGGCCGAGGCCATCGACAGCGGCGCGCTGGACATCGTCGCCGCGAACCTGGGCGCGGCCAACGAAGTGGGCATCAACGGCGCGAAGCCGGAATGGCGCGGCAGCGCGACGCTGCTCTGGCAGCACGCCGGCTGGACGGTGCGGCTGCGCGATGACTACAGCGGCAGCGTGACCGCTGGCGCGTATGCCGATCGCAGCCCGTTCGTCGTACCGTCCACCCAGCGCTGGGCCTTGTCGGTGGCGCATGCCTTCACCCGCGGGCCGCTCGCCGGCACGACGGTGGAAGCCGGCGCACGCAATCTGTTCGACAAGGCGCCGCCGCTGAACGCCGCCGGCAACTATCTGACGGCCCTGCACGAATCCTACGGCCGTTATCTGCATCTCGGCATCTCAAGGACCTGGTGACCCCATGAAGACGCGTACGCTCGCATTCGCAGTTTTGCTGCTCCCGGCGCTCGTCGCCTGCGATCGCCCGGACGCGCCCGGCGCGGCGCCGATCGCCTCGGCGGACACCACACCTGAGTTCCGTCAGGCGCATGCGGCGTGGGTTCGCGAACGTGCCGACGCGTTGAACAAGCCCGATGGCTGGACGAGCCTCATCGGCCTGCATTGGGTCGAGGCCGACAGACAGCGCGTCGGCGGCGGCGCGCAGGACGACATCCGCCTGGCCATCGGTCCGCCGCACCTGGGCGAACTCGAGCGGCGGGCCGATGGCATCTACTTCACCGCTGACCGAGAAGCCGCGGTTACCGTCGATGGCCGCCCCCTGCAGGGCGAGGTGGCGTTGGAGCCCGAAGGCCGGGACGGCGGCACCCAGCTCGGTTACGACGAGGGCAAGGGCCGGATCTCGTTGATCCGCCGCGGCGATCGGCTCGGCCTGCGGGTCCGGCACGCCGATGCGCCGGCGCGCCTTCAGTTTGCAGGCCTCGACTTCTTCGAGCCCGATCCCGCCTGGCGGGTGCAGGCCCGGTTCGTGGCCCACCCGCCGGGCACGACCCTGCCGATCGCCAACATCATTGGCGACATCAACGACACGCCCAATCCAGGCTATGTGGAATTCGACAAGGACGGACACCGCTGGCGGCTGGAGGCGCTGGGCGATCCGCAGCAGGGCCTGAGCCTCAACTTCCAGGATCGGACCAGCGGGCGGGAGACCTATGCGGTCGGCCGCTATCTGCAGACCGGCCCTGTCGCCGACGATGCGACCGTCGTCGTCGACTTCAACCGCGCCTACAACCCGCCGTGTGCGTACACCGCCTACGCCACCTGTCCTTTGCCGCCGCCGGGCAATCGCCTCGCGCAGCGCGATGCCGACGGCCAAACAGTCCGGCTGGCGGTGCTGGCCGGCGAAAAGGCCTATCCAGGCGCGTCGCACTGAGCAAGCGGTGGGCGCGGAAATCCTGATGCTGCGGCGTGGCACACGATCGTCCCGGTCGATGGTCGCAGCCGGCTGACCGCGCGCAGCTTGGGCGCCGGGCGCGGCGGCGCATGGGCGGGGGCGCGGTCAGTCGGCCGTCTCGCGCCGGGCCAATGCGAGCAGGCGCTGGGCGATGCGGTCCAGCGGCAGGCATTCCTGCGCGGCGCCCAGCTTCCAGGCGGCGCCGGGCATGCCCCAGACGACGCTGCTGGCCTCGTCCTGCACCAGCGTCGCAGCCCCGGCCTCGCGCAGTTCGAGCAGTCCGCGGGCGCCGTCGTCGCCCATGCCGGTGAGGATCGCCGCAACCGCGTTGGCGCCCGCCGCCTGCGCGACCGAGCGGAACAGCACGTCGACCGCAGGCCGGTGTCGGTTGACCGGCGGGCCGGGGTCGAGCCGGCAACGCCAGCGAGCGCCGTCGCGCAGCACGCGCAGGTGGTGGTCGCCCGGCGGCAGGTAGACATGCCCGGGCAGGATGGTCTCGCCGTCGCGCGCCTCGCGCACCAGCATCGCGCAATGCCGGTCCAGGCGTTCGGCGAACGGTGCGCTGAAACTGGCGGGAATGTGCTGGGTCAGCACGATGGCCGGTGCATCGGGCGGCATCGCCTCGAGCACGACGCGGATCGCTTCGGTACCGCCCGCGGACGCGCCGATTGCGATCAGCCGGTCGGTCGTGCGGTAGCGCAACGCGACCGGTGTGGCGGTCGTCTCGGTCGCAGCAGCGGGCCCGGCCGCCGGACGCGATGTCGGGCGCGGTGCGGCGCGGACCTGCGCGCGCGCCGCGGCCTTGACCTTCGCAGTGATCTCCTGCGCGTAGCTTTCCAGGCCGTGGGCGACATTGATGCGTGGCTTGGCGACAAAGTCCACCGCGCCCAGCGCCAAGGCCTGCAGGGTGATGTCGGCGCCGCGCTCGGTCAGCGAGGACACCATCACCACCGGCATCGGCCGCAGTCGCATCAGATTGTCGAGAAACACCAGGCCGTCCATGCGCGGCATCTCGACATCGAGGGTCAGCACATCGGGATGCAGGCGCTTGATCTTCTCGCGGGCGAGCAAGGGGTCGGCGGCGCTGCCCACGACCTCGATCTGGGGATCGGCGGACAGCACTTCGGTCAGCAACTGACGCACGACCGCCGAGTCGTCGACGATGAGCACGCGCACCGGCGTCATTCGAACAGCTCCACATCGCCGGCGACCGGCGCGCGCGCCAAGCGGGCACGGACGGCCGATTCGGCGGCCGCCACCTCGGCGCCGTGTGCGTGCGGCAGCCGGTAGACCATCACCTTGCCGGTCTGCGGGAAGAACCACACCTTGCGCGGATGGATGCCCTGCAGATCCTCGGCCACGACCGGGATGTTCTCCGCGTCCAGATAGCCGCGCACGAACTCGGCGTTGCGCGTGCCCACCGGGTTGCTGGTGAAGCCCTTGAGCACGTTGGCGCCACCGAACACCTTGGCCTCGAGGCGACGGCGGCTGGCGCCGCGCTTGAGCAGCTCGTTGATCAGCACTTCCATCGCATAGCTGCCGTAGCGGGCCGGCGCGCCGTCGCCATTGCCACCGTCGGGCAACAGGAAGTGGTTCATGCCGCCCAGGTGCAGCAGCGGGTCGCGAATGCACGCGGCCACGCATGAGCCCAGCACGGTGACCAGCGCGGTGCCGTCGTTGACCACCAGGTACTGGGTCGGCAGCAGCTTGGCGGCCGGCACCTGGAACTGTGGGTCGCGGTAGCGCATCACCGTGTCGCTGGGCGGCGCGCTCACGGGGCAGTCGCTGCGAAGTGGCGGCGGTACAGCGTGCGGCCGCAGGGCTGGATCAGGTCGGCGGCGTGCAGGTAGTTTTCCGAGTGCCCGGTATAAAGCAGGCTGGCCGCGTCCATGTGCGTGATCAGCCGCGACAGGATGCCGCGCTGGGTCGGCTTGTCGAAGTAGATCATCACATTGCGGCAGAAGATCGCATCGAACGGACCGCCGACATCGTAACGGCTGGCCAGCAGATTCAAGGGACGGAACTCGATCAGCGCCTGCAGCGCCGGATGCACGCGGCACTTGCCGGCATTGGGGCCGGTGCCGCGCTGGAAGAAGCGGCGCCGCAGGTCCGCGTCGAGTGCGGCGACGCGTTCGATCGGATAGACGCCCTGACGCGCGGTCGCCAGGACCTGGGTGTCGATGTCGGTCGCGACGATGCGCACCGGCGGCTGCAGCGTGTCGAAGGCCTCGCAGGCGGTGATGGCCATCGAGTACGGTTCCTCGCCGGTCGAGGCTGCGCACGACCACAGCGTCAGCGGCTTGCGGCCCGACCCGGCGCGCTGCAACTGGGTGCGCAGCGTCTCGAAGTGGTGCGGCTCGCGGAAGAACGAGGTCAGATTGGTGGTCAGCGCATTGGTGAACGCCTGCCATTCATCGCCGTCGGGATCGCCCTCCAGCAACGCCAGATAGTCACTGAAGTCGTCGAGGCCGAGCGCGCGCAGCCGCCGCGACAGCCGGCCGTAGACCATGTCGCGCTTGCTGGCGACCAGCGCGATGCCCGCCCGGTCGTGGATCAGCTGGCACACGCGACGGAAATCGCGGTCGGCGAACACGAACTGGCGGGCGTCGCCGGGCGGGTGGGGCAGGGAAGCGGCACTCATGGCGACCGGCGCGTCAGGGAGACTCGATGGTTATCGGCGCGACGCCGGCGAAGTTGACCGCGATCGTCGCGTCACGCGCAAGGCCCGGCACTGGGCCGGGCCTTGTCGGTGCCCCGTATCGGCGGCGACGATCAGAACTCCGCCCAGTCCGCCTCGGCCAGAGCGGGCGCGGCGGGAGCGCGTGTTGCCGGACGTGGCGCGGCGGGTGCCGGCTTGCGCGACGGTGGCGGCGCTGCCCGGGTCGGTTTCGCGGCGGGTGCGGCCACGGCCTGTCCTTCGATCCGCAGCATCGAGATCGCGTCGGCCAGGCCCGTGGCCTGCTCCTCCATCGCCCGCGCGGCGGCCGAGGCTTCTTCGACCAGTGCGGCGTTCTGCTGGGTGGTCTCGTCCATCTGCACGATGGTCTGGTTGACCTGCTCGATACCCGCGGCCTGTTCCTGCGAGGCGGCGGAGATTTCGGCCATGATGTCGGTCACCCGCTGCACCGAGGCGACCATCTCGGCCATGGTCTTGCCAGCCTGTCCAGCGAGCGCGGCACCGCTGGCGACCTTGCTGGTGGAGTCGTCGATCAGGCCCTTGATCTCCTTGGCGGCGTTGGCGCTGCGCTGGGCAAGCGTACGGACCTCGGAGGCCACGACCGCGAAACCGCGCCCTGTTCGCCGGCGCGTGCGGCCTCGACGGCGGCGTTGAGCGCGAGAATATTGGTCTGGAACGCGATGCCGTCGATGACCGAGATGATGTCGGCGATCTTGCGCGATGAGGCCTCGATGTCGGCCATCGTGGAAACGACCTGACCGACGACCTCGCCGCCCTGGGAGGCGACGGTGGCCGCGCCTTGGGCGAGCTGATTGGCCTGGCGGGCGTGGTCGGCGTTCTGGCGCACGGTGGAGGTCAGTTCCTCCATCGAGGCGGCGGTTTCTTCCAGATTGGCCGCCTGCTGCTCGGTGCGGCGCGAGAGGTCGTCGTTGCCCGAGGCGATCTCGGTGGACGCGGTGCCGATCGCAGCCGACGCGTCCTGGATGCGGGCGACGATGGCGGTGAGCTGGGCGACGGTGGCGTTGGCGTCGTCGCGCATGCGGGCGAACACGCCGTGGAAATCGCCTTCCATGCGCGCGGTCAGATCGCCCGAGGCGAGCGCATTGAGCACGTGCGAGACCTGCGCCAGGCTGACCGCGTTGGCGTCGAGCAGGCTGTTGAGCTGCTGCGCCAGCTGCAGGATGAAGCCGTGCTTGCCGTCCAGCGAGACGCGATGGTCGAGATCGCCGGCCGCGGCCGCGGACACGATGCGGGCGACTTCGGCTTCGACCCGGACTTCACCGGTGCGGTCGCGCCATTCGGCGATCAGGCCGATATCGCGGCCGTGCGCGTCGCGGATCGGCGAGATGATCTGCGCGATGCAGGCGTCCTGGTAATGCATCTCGCGGTGCGCGATGCCGCGCTCCTTGAGACTGGTCAGCACGCGCTGGTCCGGCTTGCCGTCCAGCTCGAACGTCGCCAGCGAGGCCCCCAGCAGCGGCTGGGCCGGATCGTAGTGCGGCAGCTCGGCGGCGATCGCCTCGGCGTTGTCGCGCATCACGGTTTCCAGCGCCGGATTGACGTAGAGGATGTCGAACTTCTCGTCGGTGACGATCATGCCGGTCGAGGCACTGTCGAGCGCGGTGCGGATGCGCAGATTCTCGCTGGCAATCTTTTGGTCGCGCTCGATCCGCTCGCGCAGGTCGTGCTGCATCCGCTGCATGGCCTTGAGCAGGTCGCCGATCTCGTCGCGGCGGCTGGCATCGATGCGGGTGTCGAGCTTGCCGCTGGCCACGTCATTGGCGACCGCGACTGCCGAGCGGGTGGCGCCGGTGAGGTTGCGTGCCATCAGCCAGGCGATGACCATGCCGCCGGTGATGCCGGCCAGCAGCATGACCACCATCAGAATGCTCGACCCGGTCTGCACCGAGCGCGCCTCCTCACGAGCCGCGGTGGCCTGGCGGTCGGCCTCGGCCTGCAGCGCCTGCAACGCGTTGCCGGCGGCCATGTGCAGGTCGCGGGTGCGGCCGATGAAGGTGTCGGTGGCGTCGTCAGGCAGGTCGAGCTCGATCAGTTCGTTGACCTCGTGGTAGGAGGCCTTGGCATCGGTCCAAGCGGTCACGAAGCCGTCGTAGAGCTTGCGCTCTTCCGGCGAGACGATCAGCGGCGCGTACGCTGCCATGTTTGCATCGATCTGCTGCTCCATCGCAGCGGTGCGCTCGCGCGCATCGCGCTTGACCTGATCGCTGGCGCGCACCAGACCCAGATATGACGCGGCGCGGTACTCGCCGAGCAGGGCGCGCGTTTCGCCGACTGTGGTCAGCGTCGGCAGGGTGTTGTCGGCCAGGTGGTCGGTCACGCTGTCGAGCGAGCGCAGGCCGATGAAGCCACCCACGCCCTGGGCGATCATCAGGATCAGGACGACGCCGAATGCCAGCATCAGTTTCGGTGCGAGCTTGAGATTCGAGAACCAGTGCATGCGGCAATCCCCCGTAGGCGGCCGGATGGAAAAAACGGCCCGGATGCGGTCTGCAATCCGGGCGCGGGGTTTACTTGATGGTGGCGAGCTTGATGTCGCTGGGCGAGCTGACTGCGATCTCGGCGCGGCTGGCGTCGCGCTGGATGGTGCCCACGACGCACACATCGCGGCCTTCCAGTTCCTCGGGCGAGGGACGGAACCGGTCACGCTGCTCGTTGGGGATGCGCGCCGAGAAGGTGTGGCGCGGGAACGCGCCGCCCATGTACAGGAAGGTCGGCTGGCCTTCGGTGTTCTCCGCGTAGCGGGTCTTTTCGACCTTGCCGCAGACCATGCCGCTCTTGCCGACGAAGCGCACGGCCTGTTCGGGACGGATGGCCTCCTGGGCGAAGGCGGTCGAGGCGCCCCCGACCAGCAGCAGCGCGGCCAGCAGGGAAGACGTCTTGCAGTGGATGGTCATGGTCTGCTCCTTGATCGATGGACGGCAGGCGCGAAAGCGCCTGTGTCCGCCTCTATCGGCCGTGTGCGGCCGGGCCTTGAGTGAAAGCTGTGTGACGGCGGTCCCAGATCGGGGATCACGCTGCCTGGGGAACCGCCAGTTCGGCGCTGTCGAGCAGGGTCTCGATGTCGAGCAGGATCAGCATGCGGTCGTCGAACGTGCCGATGCCGGAGATGCAGCGGGTGTCGATCGCCGCACCGAACTCGGGCGTCGGGCGGATCTGCTCGGCAGAAAGCGGCACCACGTCCGACACACCGTCGACGACGATCCCCACGACACGGTCCTCGACATTGAGCACGATCATCACCGTGAAACTGTCATAGCGCGCCTGCGCCAGGCGCAGCTTCAGGCGCAGGTCGATCACCGGCACGATCGTGCCGCGCAGGTTGATCACGCCTTTGATGTAGTCCGGCGCGTCGGGCAGGCGGGTGACTGCGTCGTAGCCTCGGATCTCCTGCACCTTGAGGATGTCGACGCCGTAGTGCTCGTCGCCCAGGGTGAAGGTGAGGTACTCGCCGGCGTTCTGGGGATCTGGACTGCTCATCGGTGCGCTCCTGCAGGCATGCCGCGCTCGCGCGCGTGTCGGGTGTCCCGTGCGACATCGGCCGCGCGGCGGGCAACTTTAGGCGCCGGCGCTACACGGCGCGGCGGAGCCGGGCGTTGCGCTGGCGCTCGATCTGGAAGATGGACTGCAGGATGCGCCGCTGCGCGGCCGGTGCCAGCGCGACGAAGCGGCAGCCCGCACGCCAGCGCACCCGCGGGCCGGTCTGCTCGCAGAAGCGGTGCGCCACGGCGACGGCCACGGGAACCGGGGCGGCGTCCGGC
This genomic window contains:
- a CDS encoding chemotaxis protein CheW, with the translated sequence MSSPDPQNAGEYLTFTLGDEHYGVDILKVQEIRGYDAVTRLPDAPDYIKGVINLRGTIVPVIDLRLKLRLAQARYDSFTVMIVLNVEDRVVGIVVDGVSDVVPLSAEQIRPTPEFGAAIDTRCISGIGTFDDRMLILLDIETLLDSAELAVPQAA
- a CDS encoding chemotaxis protein CheD (catalyzes the conversion of glutamine residues to glutamate on methyl-accepting chemotaxis receptors), encoding MRYRDPQFQVPAAKLLPTQYLVVNDGTALVTVLGSCVAACIRDPLLHLGGMNHFLLPDGGNGDGAPARYGSYAMEVLINELLKRGASRRRLEAKVFGGANVLKGFTSNPVGTRNAEFVRGYLDAENIPVVAEDLQGIHPRKVWFFPQTGKVMVYRLPHAHGAEVAAAESAVRARLARAPVAGDVELFE
- a CDS encoding chemotaxis response regulator protein-glutamate methylesterase (regulates chemotaxis by demethylation of methyl-accepting chemotaxis proteins), translated to MTPVRVLIVDDSAVVRQLLTEVLSADPQIEVVGSAADPLLAREKIKRLHPDVLTLDVEMPRMDGLVFLDNLMRLRPMPVVMVSSLTERGADITLQALALGAVDFVAKPRINVAHGLESYAQEITAKVKAAARAQVRAAPRPTSRPAAGPAAATETTATPVALRYRTTDRLIAIGASAGGTEAIRVVLEAMPPDAPAIVLTQHIPASFSAPFAERLDRHCAMLVREARDGETILPGHVYLPPGDHHLRVLRDGARWRCRLDPGPPVNRHRPAVDVLFRSVAQAAGANAVAAILTGMGDDGARGLLELREAGAATLVQDEASSVVWGMPGAAWKLGAAQECLPLDRIAQRLLALARRETAD
- a CDS encoding chemotaxis protein CheR, with protein sequence MSAASLPHPPGDARQFVFADRDFRRVCQLIHDRAGIALVASKRDMVYGRLSRRLRALGLDDFSDYLALLEGDPDGDEWQAFTNALTTNLTSFFREPHHFETLRTQLQRAGSGRKPLTLWSCAASTGEEPYSMAITACEAFDTLQPPVRIVATDIDTQVLATARQGVYPIERVAALDADLRRRFFQRGTGPNAGKCRVHPALQALIEFRPLNLLASRYDVGGPFDAIFCRNVMIYFDKPTQRGILSRLITHMDAASLLYTGHSENYLHAADLIQPCGRTLYRRHFAATAP